In one window of Demequina sp. NBRC 110054 DNA:
- the rsmH gene encoding 16S rRNA (cytosine(1402)-N(4))-methyltransferase RsmH, with protein MGQDAASRHVPVMRDRCVELMAPALDHEGAVAIDGTLGMGGHTEALLERCPLARVVGIDRDEQAIALASERLVRFGDRFVAHHATYDDMAGALATAGVGAADAILLDLGVSSLQIDEPERGFSYAQDAPLDMRMDRSEPRTAADLLREEDEREIARILKVYGEERFAPRIARAIVRRRETAPLTRSTELADLVLEAMPAAARHAPGGHPAKRTFQALRIAVNRELEVLDRAIPAAIEAVGVGGRVVVMSYHSLEDRLVKHAFAAGAEIDAPPGLPVVPDEAQPYLKLLTRGAEKASAEEAEVNPRSKPVRLRAAQRLRPTPPSRRRRDA; from the coding sequence ATGGGTCAGGATGCGGCCTCTCGGCACGTGCCGGTCATGCGTGACCGCTGCGTCGAGCTCATGGCCCCTGCACTCGACCACGAGGGTGCGGTCGCGATCGACGGCACGCTCGGCATGGGCGGCCACACCGAGGCGCTGCTCGAGCGCTGCCCGCTCGCGCGGGTCGTCGGCATCGACCGCGACGAGCAGGCCATCGCGCTCGCGTCCGAGCGCCTCGTGCGCTTCGGGGACCGCTTCGTCGCGCATCACGCCACGTACGACGACATGGCGGGCGCGCTCGCGACCGCGGGCGTCGGGGCCGCGGATGCGATCCTGCTCGATCTCGGCGTGAGCTCCCTCCAGATCGACGAGCCCGAGCGAGGCTTCTCGTACGCGCAGGACGCTCCGCTCGACATGCGCATGGACCGGTCGGAGCCGCGCACGGCCGCGGACCTGCTTCGCGAGGAGGACGAGCGCGAGATCGCCCGCATCCTCAAGGTGTACGGGGAGGAGCGCTTCGCGCCGCGCATCGCGCGTGCGATCGTGCGCCGCCGCGAGACCGCGCCGCTCACACGCTCGACGGAGCTCGCCGACCTCGTGCTCGAGGCGATGCCGGCCGCCGCGCGGCACGCGCCCGGCGGTCACCCCGCCAAGCGCACGTTCCAGGCCCTGCGCATCGCGGTGAACCGCGAGCTCGAGGTGCTCGATCGCGCCATCCCCGCCGCGATCGAGGCGGTGGGGGTCGGCGGCCGCGTCGTCGTGATGAGCTACCACTCGCTCGAGGACCGGCTCGTGAAGCACGCGTTCGCCGCAGGGGCCGAGATCGACGCCCCGCCCGGGCTGCCCGTCGTCCCCGACGAGGCGCAGCCTTACCTGAAGCTGCTCACGCGCGGGGCTGAGAAGGCCTCCGCCGAGGAGGCCGAGGTCAACCCGCGCTCCAAGCCCGTCCGGCTGCGCGCCGCACAGCGGCTCCGGCCCACGCCGCCTTCGCGTCGAAGGAGGGACGCGTGA
- a CDS encoding cold-shock protein, protein MAQGSVKWFNAEKGFGFIAQDGGGADVFVHYSAIETDGYKSLDEQQRVEFEVTQGPKGPQASNVRPL, encoded by the coding sequence ATGGCGCAGGGTTCCGTGAAGTGGTTCAACGCTGAGAAGGGCTTTGGATTCATCGCCCAGGACGGTGGCGGCGCTGACGTCTTCGTCCACTACTCGGCGATCGAGACCGACGGCTACAAGTCGCTCGACGAGCAGCAGCGCGTCGAGTTCGAGGTGACGCAGGGCCCCAAGGGCCCGCAGGCCTCGAACGTCCGCCCGCTCTAA
- a CDS encoding DUF58 domain-containing protein, which yields MTSRGTSQARTAPASARPGRTETVVTARGIGMAGASIAVLALGIGLASTLLVFIGMTVLAATLISAAWLVGAVQMLRRRFRTARRVVAPFPLVVGEPGSVTVDVDAVRATRRVPRLDIREQASPELTGPRPTSAEVLRAPGRVRLAYALHPDARGRWPLGPAVVRVSDPFGLAWADTPVGAEEVVPVRPQVVDLAAAGAARLEGLEQLSRGARRASSDDAAVREYRVGDDPRRVHWPSTARRGSLVVRADEHAGRPPATLIVDLPGDEESLETAVSAAASVALSVIADGHGLTFEVPGSVDSPSWNADAPDEARAGILDACVDLRSPSTGDGDALAQATHAVLRRDGAASLVIAMVEPRGERDTGLVALSGLGAGGRAIALVRAGERASETQRLLARGGWRCAIWNDLDDLADAWGSIAGGTGKS from the coding sequence ATGACCTCGCGCGGCACGTCGCAGGCTCGCACCGCTCCCGCGAGCGCGAGGCCGGGGCGCACGGAGACAGTCGTCACCGCGCGCGGCATCGGGATGGCGGGCGCGAGCATCGCGGTCCTCGCCCTGGGCATCGGGCTCGCCTCGACCCTGCTGGTGTTCATCGGCATGACCGTGCTCGCCGCGACCCTGATCTCAGCCGCGTGGCTCGTCGGCGCGGTGCAGATGCTCAGGCGCCGGTTCCGCACCGCCCGCCGGGTCGTCGCGCCCTTCCCGCTCGTCGTCGGGGAGCCGGGCTCGGTCACGGTCGACGTCGACGCGGTGCGCGCGACGCGACGCGTCCCCCGGCTCGACATCCGCGAGCAGGCCTCCCCCGAGCTCACCGGGCCGCGGCCGACGTCCGCCGAGGTCCTGCGAGCACCCGGCCGAGTCCGCCTCGCGTACGCGCTCCACCCCGACGCGCGAGGACGCTGGCCCCTGGGCCCGGCCGTCGTGCGCGTCTCCGATCCCTTCGGCCTCGCCTGGGCCGACACCCCGGTCGGCGCCGAGGAGGTCGTGCCGGTGCGGCCCCAGGTGGTCGATCTCGCCGCCGCAGGCGCGGCCCGCCTCGAAGGCCTCGAGCAGCTCTCGCGGGGCGCGCGGCGCGCATCGTCGGACGATGCGGCGGTGCGCGAGTACCGGGTGGGCGACGACCCACGTCGCGTCCACTGGCCCAGCACTGCCCGCCGCGGCAGCCTCGTCGTCCGCGCGGATGAGCACGCCGGCCGCCCGCCCGCGACACTGATCGTCGATCTGCCAGGCGACGAGGAGTCGCTCGAGACAGCCGTGTCCGCCGCCGCGTCGGTCGCGCTGAGCGTGATCGCCGACGGCCACGGCCTCACGTTCGAGGTGCCAGGCAGCGTCGACTCACCGAGCTGGAACGCAGACGCGCCCGACGAGGCCCGTGCGGGCATTCTCGATGCGTGCGTCGACCTGCGGTCCCCCTCCACGGGGGACGGCGATGCGCTCGCTCAGGCCACGCACGCCGTACTGCGACGCGACGGCGCCGCCTCGCTCGTGATCGCCATGGTCGAGCCGCGCGGAGAGAGGGACACGGGACTCGTCGCGCTCTCGGGACTCGGTGCGGGAGGCCGCGCGATCGCGCTCGTGCGTGCCGGAGAGCGCGCGTCCGAGACCCAGCGACTGCTCGCGCGCGGCGGATGGCGCTGCGCGATCTGGAACGATCTCGACGACCTCGCGGACGCCTGGGGATCCATCGCGGGCGGGACGGGGAAGTCATGA
- the mraZ gene encoding division/cell wall cluster transcriptional repressor MraZ codes for MSEIAAHGLGPTGVFLGTFMPRLDDKGRLILPAKFRGRLASGLVATRGLDRCIFVFPIDEFQEVHSRLRKAPLENKAARDYMRSFLAYAQDDIPDKQGRVLLSQPLRKYAGIDREVAVVGMGSRVEIWDVEAWEKYLEAGEDAYAETAAEVFDDM; via the coding sequence GTGTCGGAGATCGCGGCGCATGGCCTGGGACCCACAGGGGTCTTCCTTGGCACGTTCATGCCCCGCCTCGACGACAAGGGCCGGCTGATCCTGCCGGCGAAGTTCCGCGGTCGCCTCGCATCGGGACTGGTCGCCACACGCGGCCTGGACCGCTGCATCTTCGTGTTCCCGATCGACGAGTTCCAGGAGGTTCACAGCCGCCTGCGCAAGGCGCCGCTCGAGAACAAGGCGGCGCGCGACTACATGCGCAGCTTTCTCGCGTATGCGCAGGACGACATCCCTGACAAGCAGGGGCGCGTGCTGCTGTCGCAGCCGCTGCGCAAGTACGCGGGGATCGACCGCGAGGTCGCAGTGGTCGGCATGGGATCCCGCGTGGAGATCTGGGACGTGGAGGCGTGGGAGAAGTACCTCGAGGCTGGCGAGGACGCCTACGCGGAGACGGCGGCAGAGGTGTTCGACGACATGTGA
- a CDS encoding DUF3040 domain-containing protein codes for MPLSEYEQRVLEQLERDLGTDPQLGRAMKRGPKARSRIALGVVGVVVGLGVVVIAVVTQILWLGIVGFAVMVASALWALLGGSSAAPVKGAGAKAKGKGGPAAKPRPTKKPFTQRMEERYDRRRENGDF; via the coding sequence ATGCCGCTGTCGGAGTACGAGCAGCGCGTGCTCGAGCAGCTCGAGCGCGACCTGGGCACCGACCCGCAGCTTGGTCGCGCGATGAAGCGCGGCCCGAAGGCTCGCAGCAGGATCGCGCTGGGCGTCGTCGGAGTGGTCGTGGGGCTCGGCGTCGTCGTGATCGCCGTCGTCACGCAGATCCTCTGGCTCGGGATCGTCGGCTTCGCCGTCATGGTCGCGTCGGCGCTGTGGGCGCTGCTCGGTGGATCCTCCGCTGCCCCTGTCAAGGGCGCCGGAGCCAAGGCGAAGGGCAAGGGCGGACCGGCCGCGAAGCCGCGCCCGACCAAGAAGCCGTTCACCCAGCGCATGGAGGAGCGGTACGACCGTCGTCGCGAGAACGGCGACTTCTGA
- a CDS encoding PAC2 family protein: MDTKLVTWDPEGVAAWAEVAPSEGAVMMHVLRGFIDGGKAGRLVGEHLLELGEPVRVATFDIDELLDYRSRRPEMTFSVNEWTEYDEPELVLDMVRDVEGTPFLLLHGFEPDIRWEAYIAEVRSMVERLGVGLVLGAHGIPMAAPHTRPLGVTVHGTSQDLLPDQPSMFGTVTVPASAQNLLEYRFGQWDLDMVNVAVHVPHYLAQSSYPQAAQRALSALEDLSGLVLEPQRLDEDAQRAEEEIARQMSESEEVQALVAALEEQFDAFTETRDDEMLREGLIPSADELGAEFEKYLRQHPPEFPQG; the protein is encoded by the coding sequence ATGGACACGAAGCTGGTGACGTGGGACCCCGAGGGCGTCGCGGCCTGGGCGGAGGTAGCTCCGTCGGAGGGCGCCGTGATGATGCACGTGCTGCGTGGCTTCATCGATGGAGGCAAGGCGGGCAGGCTCGTCGGCGAGCACCTGCTCGAGCTGGGCGAGCCCGTGAGGGTCGCGACCTTCGACATCGATGAGCTGCTCGACTACCGCTCGCGTCGTCCCGAGATGACGTTCTCCGTGAACGAGTGGACCGAGTACGACGAGCCCGAGCTGGTGCTCGACATGGTCCGCGACGTGGAGGGGACGCCGTTCCTCCTCCTGCACGGCTTCGAGCCCGACATCCGCTGGGAGGCCTACATCGCCGAGGTCCGCTCGATGGTCGAGCGTCTCGGCGTAGGGCTCGTGCTAGGCGCCCACGGCATCCCCATGGCCGCGCCCCACACGCGCCCGCTCGGGGTGACCGTGCACGGCACCTCGCAGGACCTGCTGCCTGACCAGCCGAGCATGTTCGGCACCGTGACGGTTCCGGCGTCCGCGCAGAACCTGCTCGAGTACCGATTCGGGCAGTGGGACCTGGACATGGTGAATGTGGCGGTCCACGTCCCGCACTACCTCGCGCAGTCCTCCTACCCGCAGGCCGCGCAGCGCGCCCTCTCGGCCCTCGAGGACCTCTCCGGACTCGTGCTTGAGCCGCAGCGGCTCGATGAGGACGCCCAACGCGCCGAGGAGGAGATCGCGCGCCAGATGTCTGAGTCGGAAGAGGTGCAGGCTCTTGTCGCGGCGCTCGAGGAGCAGTTCGACGCCTTCACCGAGACGCGCGACGACGAGATGCTGCGCGAGGGGCTCATCCCCTCCGCGGACGAGCTCGGCGCGGAGTTCGAGAAGTACCTGCGTCAGCATCCGCCCGAGTTCCCGCAGGGCTGA
- a CDS encoding penicillin-binding protein 2 — protein sequence MADRAGRTHLQRVGHPVRRQRVLSFAALAILLVFIGRLVMVQAVNAEELSDEALATRLTTTSVSTERADIVDRNGTVLATSVQKYHVYVDQTELAGWTRYEGGQLVAEGPLDAAKILAPILDMSESELAAKLVGDSTFTYIAKYVSPETWELIDDEGISGIGKESVSQRYYPNGTVAGNIVGYMGGRSDQAGLFGNAGIELALEDTLVGEDGSVTYERGANSASGTVIPTGILDEVAAEPGDTVVLTIDADIQYQVQEILDEAVADTGSSGGIVIVEDVKSGEIYALADSDTVDPNDPGASDSEDRGSRAVSTVFEPGSTAKVITMAAALEEGVATPTSEYVAPYQYTTSNGQTFSDSHDYGKQQYTLAGILVNSSNTGTIQVGEELGSETFYEYLEAFGFGEPTDVGLPGESGGILRSWENWDGRTKYAVYYGQGVSVTALQTAQVYQTIANGGVMVQPTVVQGYESADGEFTARETEEDTQVISADTASQLMTMLEDVTAEGTGGAATIEGYRVAGKTGTAQVFASDGTQSGVVASFVGIAPADDPRIVVSVIMFHPRTSIWGGTVAAPVFRDVATLTLQSLGVAPSTGEADPYPTTWE from the coding sequence ATGGCCGATCGCGCGGGGCGCACGCACCTGCAGCGCGTGGGGCATCCTGTGCGGCGGCAGCGCGTGCTGTCCTTCGCCGCGCTCGCCATCCTGCTCGTGTTCATCGGCAGGCTCGTGATGGTGCAGGCCGTCAATGCCGAGGAGCTCTCTGACGAGGCGCTCGCGACCCGGCTGACCACGACGAGCGTGTCCACCGAGCGCGCCGACATCGTCGACCGCAACGGCACGGTGCTCGCGACCTCGGTGCAGAAGTACCACGTGTACGTCGACCAGACCGAGCTCGCGGGCTGGACGCGCTACGAGGGTGGCCAGCTGGTCGCCGAGGGCCCGCTCGACGCGGCCAAGATCCTCGCGCCGATCCTCGACATGAGCGAGAGCGAGCTCGCCGCGAAGCTCGTCGGCGACAGCACGTTCACGTACATCGCGAAGTACGTCTCTCCCGAGACGTGGGAGCTCATCGACGACGAGGGCATCTCCGGCATCGGCAAGGAGAGCGTCTCGCAGCGCTACTACCCGAACGGCACCGTCGCGGGCAACATCGTGGGCTACATGGGCGGCCGCTCGGACCAGGCAGGACTGTTCGGCAACGCCGGCATCGAGCTCGCGCTCGAGGACACGCTGGTCGGCGAGGACGGCTCCGTCACGTACGAGCGCGGCGCCAACTCCGCGAGCGGCACCGTGATCCCCACGGGCATCCTCGACGAGGTCGCGGCGGAGCCGGGCGACACCGTGGTGCTGACGATCGACGCCGACATCCAGTATCAGGTGCAGGAGATCCTCGACGAGGCGGTCGCCGACACGGGCTCGTCGGGAGGCATCGTGATCGTCGAGGACGTCAAGTCGGGCGAGATCTACGCGCTGGCCGACTCGGACACCGTCGATCCCAACGACCCAGGCGCCTCCGACTCGGAGGACCGCGGCTCGCGCGCGGTCTCGACGGTGTTCGAGCCCGGCTCCACGGCGAAGGTGATCACGATGGCCGCCGCACTCGAGGAGGGCGTCGCGACCCCGACGTCCGAGTACGTCGCGCCGTACCAGTACACGACGTCGAACGGTCAGACCTTCAGCGACTCCCACGACTACGGCAAGCAGCAGTACACGCTCGCGGGCATTCTGGTGAACTCCTCCAACACGGGAACCATCCAGGTGGGCGAGGAGCTCGGCTCGGAGACGTTCTACGAGTACCTCGAGGCCTTCGGCTTCGGCGAGCCCACGGACGTCGGGCTGCCCGGGGAGTCGGGCGGCATCCTGCGCAGCTGGGAGAACTGGGACGGGCGCACCAAGTACGCCGTCTACTACGGGCAGGGCGTCTCGGTCACGGCGCTGCAGACCGCGCAGGTGTACCAGACGATCGCGAACGGCGGCGTGATGGTGCAGCCGACGGTCGTCCAGGGCTACGAGTCCGCAGACGGGGAGTTCACCGCGCGCGAGACCGAGGAGGACACCCAGGTGATCTCCGCGGACACGGCCTCGCAGCTGATGACGATGCTCGAGGACGTCACGGCCGAGGGCACGGGTGGCGCCGCGACGATCGAGGGATACCGCGTGGCTGGCAAGACCGGCACGGCGCAGGTGTTCGCGAGCGACGGCACCCAGTCCGGCGTCGTCGCGTCGTTCGTCGGAATCGCGCCGGCCGACGATCCGCGTATCGTCGTGTCCGTCATCATGTTCCATCCCAGGACCTCGATCTGGGGCGGCACGGTGGCTGCACCGGTCTTCCGCGATGTCGCGACGTTGACGCTCCAGTCGCTCGGCGTCGCGCCCTCGACGGGGGAGGCCGATCCGTACCCCACGACCTGGGAGTGA
- a CDS encoding DUF3488 and transglutaminase-like domain-containing protein — MNEPTRRVSPAATLLVGTASVAGLLAYSDPVELGAWLLPALGLLTGLVVLLMAVRLLTRSRILPTALGLAVGITVAVPMHTEESFPTPDGVRALLDAIGDGAAFAATSVAPVSDAAPLGALVTTGLALLFLIAEHLTVSWRAAGFAGALLLLPWLPPIVMPWAVPWVPAAVALAAWLGTLALTSMHEEVTLPPRLGAWAGATAAAVGMAVLVAPLSPGVPGWGMLPQTNLASSSSTRLDLGLDLRDSLNTNSESIVLTYSTAGGPLDVLRLRTLEDFTGADWERPDDSGVAEDTSGWILWPEQSLLTQQPTQTVSISVDTLTEGALPLTVDPRTVSVSDAWSYYAGSDEVRSDSTDTSGLEYTLVTDPSYVTADRLRTLSGPDVAGETLAIADAIDADRIGDLAAQIVADAGATTRYDEAVAIQNWLRDPAEFTYDTTVALTGDDAVSEFLDTREGYCVQFATTMVVMARTLDIPARVGVGFLGGEQIESGTYEVIAGNAHAWPELYFPGTGWVRFEPTPAVQATAPSYASGDADDASPTPSPSASPSETAAAAATPSASSTTSASPTAQADQEGSETSGGSGWAAWAFLAIALIAAGAIGWFVLRRRQVSAAAAHGAEAAWARLRQRLPDDARWPASATPFEAAAHIRDTVSLSEEADAALTALTEAVVSSRYAPDSGPSEGQGDSQDSVADESLSLERLRGLADTVADSARSHES; from the coding sequence ATGAACGAGCCGACCCGCCGGGTCTCCCCCGCCGCGACGCTCCTGGTCGGGACCGCGAGCGTCGCGGGCCTGCTCGCGTACTCCGACCCGGTGGAGCTCGGGGCGTGGCTGCTTCCCGCGCTCGGCCTGCTCACCGGGCTCGTCGTCCTGCTCATGGCCGTGCGCCTGCTCACCCGGTCGCGCATCCTGCCCACCGCCCTCGGCCTGGCCGTCGGCATCACCGTCGCCGTCCCGATGCACACGGAAGAGTCGTTCCCCACTCCCGACGGGGTGCGCGCCCTCCTCGACGCGATCGGGGACGGCGCCGCGTTCGCGGCCACCTCGGTCGCCCCTGTGAGCGACGCCGCGCCACTCGGCGCCCTGGTCACCACGGGTCTCGCGCTGCTCTTCCTCATCGCCGAGCACCTCACGGTGTCCTGGCGCGCGGCAGGATTCGCGGGGGCCCTGCTCCTGCTGCCGTGGCTGCCTCCCATCGTGATGCCGTGGGCGGTGCCCTGGGTGCCCGCCGCGGTCGCGCTCGCCGCCTGGCTCGGCACGCTCGCGCTCACCTCGATGCACGAGGAGGTGACGCTTCCGCCGCGACTCGGAGCGTGGGCGGGCGCGACAGCGGCCGCGGTCGGGATGGCCGTGCTCGTCGCCCCGCTGTCCCCTGGAGTCCCCGGATGGGGCATGCTCCCGCAGACCAATCTCGCGAGCAGCTCCTCGACGAGGCTCGATCTGGGACTCGACCTGCGCGACTCCCTCAACACCAACTCCGAGTCGATCGTGCTCACGTACTCGACCGCCGGCGGGCCACTCGACGTGCTGCGCCTGCGCACGCTCGAGGACTTCACCGGCGCGGATTGGGAGCGGCCCGACGACTCTGGCGTCGCCGAAGACACATCGGGCTGGATCCTGTGGCCCGAGCAGAGCCTGCTCACCCAGCAGCCCACGCAGACCGTCAGCATCTCCGTCGACACGCTGACCGAGGGGGCTCTGCCTCTCACGGTCGACCCGCGCACAGTGTCGGTGTCCGACGCCTGGAGCTACTACGCCGGCAGCGACGAGGTGCGCTCGGACTCGACCGACACCTCCGGCCTCGAGTACACGCTCGTCACGGATCCCTCGTACGTCACCGCGGATCGGCTCCGCACCCTCTCTGGCCCGGACGTCGCCGGCGAGACGCTTGCGATCGCCGACGCGATCGACGCGGACCGCATCGGCGATCTGGCGGCGCAGATCGTCGCCGACGCGGGAGCGACGACCCGCTACGACGAGGCGGTCGCGATCCAGAACTGGCTTCGCGACCCCGCAGAGTTCACCTACGACACGACGGTCGCCCTTACCGGCGACGACGCCGTCTCCGAGTTCCTCGACACGCGAGAGGGCTACTGCGTCCAGTTCGCCACGACGATGGTCGTGATGGCCCGCACGCTCGATATCCCGGCCCGCGTCGGCGTCGGCTTCCTGGGTGGCGAGCAGATCGAGTCCGGCACCTACGAGGTCATCGCCGGCAACGCGCACGCCTGGCCCGAGCTCTACTTCCCCGGTACCGGCTGGGTGCGCTTCGAGCCCACGCCCGCGGTCCAGGCGACCGCACCGTCGTATGCCTCGGGCGACGCGGACGACGCGAGTCCCACTCCCTCTCCGAGCGCGTCGCCCTCGGAGACAGCGGCCGCCGCAGCCACGCCCTCAGCGTCCTCCACGACGTCAGCGTCCCCCACGGCGCAGGCCGACCAGGAGGGATCCGAGACCAGCGGCGGATCCGGGTGGGCGGCCTGGGCCTTCCTCGCGATCGCGCTGATCGCCGCGGGCGCGATCGGATGGTTCGTGCTCCGCCGCCGCCAGGTGAGCGCCGCGGCCGCGCACGGCGCAGAGGCCGCATGGGCGCGCCTGCGTCAACGGCTTCCGGATGATGCACGATGGCCGGCCTCCGCGACGCCCTTCGAGGCTGCGGCGCACATACGCGACACGGTCTCCCTCTCCGAGGAGGCGGACGCCGCGCTCACTGCGCTCACCGAGGCCGTCGTGAGCAGCCGCTATGCGCCCGACTCCGGGCCGTCCGAGGGCCAGGGTGACTCGCAGGACTCCGTGGCGGACGAGTCGCTGTCGCTCGAGCGGCTCAGGGGTCTCGCCGACACCGTCGCTGACTCCGCGCGCAGCCACGAGTCGTAG
- a CDS encoding spermidine synthase yields the protein MARRRTPTDEIAPGVPRGVDFPIATGTARLQDEPDGTTFLWVNGVPSSPLRSDPEILDFEYMERFSATVDAWGPPARMLALHVGAAACAFPRHLAHRFPDSGHIAVDIDATLPELVRTWWDLPRAPRLRIRAQDGLEALVGRADASLDLVVRDAFAGDDTPSHLAGEEWWGHASRALRPGGLVLANVGTRPGSTATRGDLAAARAAFGTVIAIGEHAVLKGRRRGNVVLAASTRLDTDVLARYAASASLPTGVRSDWAPS from the coding sequence ATGGCCCGGCGCAGGACACCTACGGACGAGATCGCGCCAGGAGTGCCGCGAGGAGTGGACTTCCCCATCGCGACGGGGACGGCACGTCTGCAGGATGAACCCGATGGGACAACGTTCCTATGGGTCAATGGAGTTCCCAGCTCTCCGCTGCGCTCCGATCCGGAGATTCTCGACTTCGAGTACATGGAGCGCTTCTCGGCGACGGTCGACGCCTGGGGCCCGCCCGCGAGGATGCTCGCGCTCCACGTCGGAGCCGCGGCGTGCGCCTTCCCGCGTCACCTCGCGCACCGGTTCCCCGACTCGGGCCATATCGCCGTCGACATCGACGCGACGCTGCCGGAGCTCGTGCGCACGTGGTGGGACCTGCCGCGAGCGCCGCGGCTGAGGATCCGTGCGCAGGATGGGCTCGAGGCACTCGTAGGTCGCGCGGACGCGAGCCTCGACCTCGTGGTGAGGGATGCCTTCGCGGGCGACGACACGCCGTCGCATCTCGCGGGAGAGGAATGGTGGGGTCATGCGAGCAGAGCGCTGCGCCCCGGGGGCCTCGTGCTCGCCAATGTGGGGACGAGGCCGGGATCGACCGCCACGCGGGGCGATCTCGCGGCCGCCCGCGCCGCCTTCGGCACGGTGATCGCGATCGGCGAGCACGCCGTGCTCAAGGGGCGTCGACGCGGGAACGTGGTGCTCGCCGCGTCGACGCGCCTCGATACAGATGTGCTCGCACGCTACGCCGCGTCGGCATCGCTGCCGACGGGCGTGCGGAGCGACTGGGCGCCCTCATAG
- a CDS encoding MoxR family ATPase, which yields MAHPIPTPEELAEVAEVMERIRESIGTVLSGLGPAVEATLSTVLAEGHVLMEDVPGVGKTTLARALAASVGASVGRVQFTPDLLPSDVTGVSIFRSDEQRFEFRPGPIFANLVIADEINRASPKTQSALLESMQERRVTVDGTTHPLPSPFLVVATQNPVEMEGTYPLPEAQRDRFMTRVAVGYPSPDDELAMLDSHDGVDPLQSVSAVTDTETLARLISIARRIYAAPAIKQYIVDLVRDTRQDPALRLGASPRASLQLLAAAKGRAALHGRNHVLPDDLKALAVAVLAHRVMPSVESRAAGRSAESIVASLTSSVPVPTEARVGSSRSA from the coding sequence ATGGCACACCCGATCCCCACCCCGGAGGAGCTCGCCGAGGTCGCCGAGGTGATGGAGCGCATCCGTGAGTCGATCGGCACGGTGCTGTCCGGGCTCGGACCCGCGGTCGAGGCGACGCTGTCGACCGTCCTCGCCGAGGGACACGTGCTCATGGAGGACGTCCCTGGCGTCGGCAAGACGACGCTCGCCCGCGCGCTCGCCGCCTCGGTCGGGGCGAGCGTCGGCAGGGTGCAGTTCACCCCGGACCTGCTCCCCTCGGACGTCACCGGCGTCTCGATCTTCAGGTCCGACGAGCAGCGCTTCGAGTTCCGTCCCGGCCCGATCTTCGCGAACCTCGTCATCGCGGATGAGATCAACCGCGCCTCTCCCAAGACGCAGTCCGCGCTCCTCGAATCGATGCAGGAGCGCAGGGTGACCGTCGACGGCACGACGCACCCTCTGCCGTCGCCCTTCCTCGTCGTCGCGACCCAGAACCCCGTCGAGATGGAGGGCACCTACCCTCTGCCCGAGGCGCAGCGTGACCGCTTCATGACCCGCGTCGCGGTGGGCTATCCGTCTCCCGACGACGAGCTCGCGATGCTCGACAGCCACGACGGCGTCGACCCGCTGCAGTCCGTCTCCGCGGTGACCGACACCGAGACGCTCGCGCGCCTCATCTCCATCGCGCGCAGGATCTATGCAGCCCCGGCGATCAAGCAGTACATCGTCGACCTGGTCCGCGACACCAGGCAGGACCCGGCGCTGCGCCTCGGCGCCTCGCCGCGCGCGTCCCTCCAGCTGCTTGCCGCGGCGAAGGGCCGCGCCGCGCTGCACGGACGCAACCACGTGCTGCCGGACGACCTCAAGGCGCTCGCCGTGGCGGTGCTCGCGCACCGCGTGATGCCCTCCGTGGAGTCCCGCGCCGCGGGGCGGAGCGCCGAGTCGATCGTCGCCTCCCTCACGAGCAGCGTGCCTGTTCCCACCGAGGCGCGCGTCGGGTCGTCCCGCTCCGCATGA